The nucleotide window GGCGACCGCGAAGCGTACACCGAAGCCGGCACCCATCCCTGAGCCGCCGCCCGAGGCTCCGACGGTGCGCGTTTACCGGTTCCCGAAAGGCACCGAGATCGCGATGACCATTCCGCCCAAAGCTGATTTCGACGATGTGAAAGCGCTCGAAGCGGCGCTGGAGCAGGCCGGTGCCAGTCGCGAAGCTTCCTGAATTTCATCCCTGAACACGACGACGGTACGGTCTGCTGCACTGGCAGCGTCCATCTGTGCGTACCTGCGCCGCTTGGCAACCCCTGCGGGTTGTGCTAGGATTGCCGGTAGTGCAGAGGATATGCTGTTATGGACACCAATATGAGAGAACGCTGGGAGCCGTTCATCCGCGCCCAGCTCCAGAGCGGGCGGTATGCGTCGGAAGATGACGTTATCGACGATGCCCTTGCCCTGCTCAAATGCAGGGAAGAGGCCGAGCAGGCCCGTGAACTGGAGTGCGTCCGGCAGGGGCTGGAGGATAAGCGGGCCGGCAGGACGCAGGAGCTGGATACAGCGTTTGCTGAAATCCGAAGCAGGCTGGATCTTCCGGCCGGTTGATGAATCCTTTCGACATCGAAATCACCGCCACCGCTAAAGCAGAATTGCAGGAGGCGGCGCAGAGAATCAGCGAAGAATCGTCGCCTGCCATCGCCGCCGCATGGCTCGACAGGCTGTTACAGACCATCGACACCCTCAGATACCATCCCCTCCGCTGCCCGCTTGCCCGGGAAAACGACCATTTCCCCGAAGAAATCCGTGTCCTCGCCTACGGCAGGCACCGTTCCCAGCGCCGTATCCTCTTCACCGTAGAAGGAAGCACGGTCACGGTGCTCTACATACGCCACGGTGCCCGTGGTGAACTCACCCTCTGAAACGCAAAAGGCCGGGAGCAAAGCCCCCGGCCCAAGGTGAATCATCACCCCTGGTCGGTCATCGGCTTCCCAGCCTGTACCGCGCTTCCATCCATACACGTTCATCATCCCTG belongs to Tautonia marina and includes:
- a CDS encoding ribbon-helix-helix domain-containing protein, translated to MDTNMRERWEPFIRAQLQSGRYASEDDVIDDALALLKCREEAEQARELECVRQGLEDKRAGRTQELDTAFAEIRSRLDLPAG
- a CDS encoding type II toxin-antitoxin system RelE/ParE family toxin, which translates into the protein MNPFDIEITATAKAELQEAAQRISEESSPAIAAAWLDRLLQTIDTLRYHPLRCPLARENDHFPEEIRVLAYGRHRSQRRILFTVEGSTVTVLYIRHGARGELTL